A single Gambusia affinis linkage group LG20, SWU_Gaff_1.0, whole genome shotgun sequence DNA region contains:
- the LOC122823094 gene encoding PDZ domain-containing protein 7-like isoform X2, with protein sequence MASSSHPSRREKGPATQGLHAATRNLLRKKEQRRRGIRSSSPMGRVILINSPVDGGDDSEDLHTVTVDKSVDGKLGFSVRGGSEHGLNIFVSKVEDDSTAQEAGLQVGDKLVEVNGVSLESITMSSAVKVLTGNNRLRMVVRRVGKVPGIRYSKEKTTWVDLVHRRMVVEESGRTPSEASSDSALQRIIHLFTTSDDYCLGFNIRGGKEFGLGIYVSKLDPGGLAEQNGIKIGDQILAANGVSFQDISHSSAVEVLKSHTHIMLTMKEAGRYPAYKEMVAEYRWLNKLANGTQPSSSQASDSNSSTSSLSSGTPVSSLSGLSQVMFPHSLPFGSDMVDVCISTEDLRSESELTDSAIQTDFPSQRMETDTTRSLGPTTLLKDTAIRGEESRRWKESPKTAMLLALSRPSRPISRSQSQVTVAEINQKKDKKKQKEKQAEEKSTLQRSKTFVNLLFKGGRKRDASGGRSKSPFRESKEGRNVSAMPNSEMLGVVEDMARRLLTEEEVSAVMTACQMYTTERSVENLIHHLLVVLDRPEKLLLLREVRLVLSPSDLSVFNNMVTAVEAEAYDLLKYRSVRTPPLRSPISGRAPKRRLITPIPDYRGGFELHSAEEVEKESHLLEELEKLSLTGSQGSRGSRKTSSSFSALLDIPVDGYKTESRNTRSRSAGPLLPNWLLAHSSDSSPPLRTDIGTIRSVHFDEASLRSSSDKVEANSERGRTFFRNSHSQGRRERSADRSKKGAFTVQSANRRSRPLLSQVFGTSQERQMNGHRTSSENRLNGTEPEQEHRLKTVSISKTKQSLGWNGAGDCGWSFPPRRDPPACR encoded by the exons ATGGCTTCCTCATCACATCCGTCCCGCAGGGAAAAGGGTCCAGCGACACAAGGTTTGCACGCGGCAACACGCAACCTCTTACGAAAGAAGGAACAGCGTCGCCGTGGAATCCGATCCTCCTCGCCCATGGGCCGGGTCATCCTCATCAACTCTCCTGTAGATG GTGGGGATGATAGTGAAGACCTCCACACAGTCACAGTGGACAAGAGTGTGGACGGGAAGCTCGGCTTCAGTGTGCGTGGCGGCTCGGAGCACGGCCTCAATATTTTCGTCAGTAAGGTGGAGGATGACAGCACGGCGC AGGAGGCGGGCCTGCAGGTCGGAGATAAGCTGGTGGAGGTGAATGGCGTCAGCCTGGAGAGCATTACCATGAGCAGCGCCGTGAAGGTGCTGACGGGCAACAACAGGCTAAGGATGGTGGTGAGGCGAGTGGGGAAAGTTCCCGGCATCCGCTATTCTAAGGAGAAGACAACCTG GGTGGACCTGGTCCATAGGCGGATGGTGGTGGAGGAGAGCGGGCGGACTCCTTCAGAAGCCAGTTCTGACAGCGCTCTGCAGAGGATCATCCACCTATTTACCACCTCCGACGACTACTGTCTCGGCTTTAACATACGAGGGGGAAAGGAGTTTGGTCTCGGCATCTACGTCTCCAA ACTGGATCCAGGCGGTTTGGCCGAGCAGAATGGGATTAAGATTGGAGACCAGATTCTGGCTGCCAATGGAGTGAGCTTTCAGGACATCAGCCACAGCAGTGCAGTGGAGGTGCTGAAGAGCCACACACACATCATGCTCACTATGAAG GAAGCAGGGAGGTACCCTGCTTATAAAGAAATGGTGGCAGAATACAGGTGGTTGAATAAAT tggccAATGGTACTCAGCCATCTTCCTCCCAGGCCTCAGACTCCAACTCTTCAACCTCCTCTCTGTCATCTGGGACCCCGGTCAGCTCCCTGAGCGGCTTGTCTCAAGTCATGTTTCCACACAGCCTGCCGTTCGGTTCAGACATGGTGGACGTTTGCATCTCTACAGAGGACTTGAG GTCCGAGTCTGAACTAACAGATTCCGCCATCCAGACAGATTTTCCCTCACAGAGAATGGAAACAGACACCACCCGCAGCCTGGGACCAACCACACTGCTCAAAGACACGGCGATCCGTGGAGAGGAGAGCAGGAGGTGGAAAGAGTCTCCCAAAACAGCTATGCTGCTGGCGCTCAGCAGACCAAGTCGACCAATCAGCAGGTCACAGAGCCAAGTCACTGTAGCAG AGATCAATCagaagaaagacaagaagaagcagaaagagaagcAAGCAGAGGAGAAAAGCACTCTGCAGCGCTCAAAGACGTTTGTTAACCTGCTGTTCAAAGGAGGGCGCAAGAGAGACGCCTCAGGTGGGCGCTCCAAGTCACCATTCAGAGAAAGCAAAG AGGGACGAAATGTCAGTGCGATGCCAAACTCAGAGATGCTTGGCGTGGTGGAGGACATGGCCCGAAGGCTGCTGACGGAGGAGGAGGTGTCTGCTGTGATGACGGCATGCCAAATG TATACAACAGAGAGGTCAGTGGAGAACTTGATACACCACCTGCTGGTTGTGCTGGACCGACCTgaaaagctgctgcttctgAGGGAAGTCAG ACTTGTGCTTTCGCCATCTGATCTGAGTGTTTTCAACAACATGGTGACCGCTGTTGAAGCTGAAGCCTACGATCTCCTCAAATATCGGTCAG TCCGAACTCCTCCTCTTCGCTCCCCCATTTCTGGTCGAGCCCCCAAGCGGCGCCTCATCACACCCATCCCAG ATTATAGGGGTGGCTTTGAGCTCCACAGTGCTGAGGAGGTGGAAAAAGAGAGCCAcctgctggaggagctggagaagcTCAGCCTGACTGGCTCTCAGGGATCCAGGGGGAGTAGGAAGACCTCTAGTTCTTTCTCAGCTCTTCTGGACATACCTGTGGATGGATATAAGACAGAGTCCAGAAACACCAGATCCCGCTCTGCTGGGCCCTTGCTCCCCAACTGGTTGCTGGCCCACAGCAGTGACTCCTCGCCTCCTCTCCGTACAGACATCGGCACCATTCGCTCCGTCCACTTTGATGAGGCTTCTCTGCGCTCATCTTCAGATAAGGTGGAGGCAAACAGTGAGAGGGGAAGGACTTTCTTCAGGAACAGTCACTCTCAGGGCAGGAGGGAGAGAAGTGCAGATAGGAGCAAGAAAGGTGCGTTCACCGTGCAAAGTGCGAACCGCAGGAGTCGACCCTTGCTGTCGCAGGTGTTTGGTACGAGTCAGGAGCGACAGATGAACGGTCATCGGACTTCCTCGGAGAACAGGCTCAACGGTACTGAACCTGAACAGGAGCATCGGCTGAAGACAGTCAGCATCTCCAAGACCAAACAGTCTCTGG GCTGGAATGGAGCTGGTGACTGTGGATGGAGTTTCCCTCCAAGGCGTGACCCACCAGCATGCCGTTGA
- the LOC122823094 gene encoding PDZ domain-containing protein 7-like isoform X1, with translation MASSSHPSRREKGPATQGLHAATRNLLRKKEQRRRGIRSSSPMGRVILINSPVDGGDDSEDLHTVTVDKSVDGKLGFSVRGGSEHGLNIFVSKVEDDSTAQEAGLQVGDKLVEVNGVSLESITMSSAVKVLTGNNRLRMVVRRVGKVPGIRYSKEKTTWVDLVHRRMVVEESGRTPSEASSDSALQRIIHLFTTSDDYCLGFNIRGGKEFGLGIYVSKLDPGGLAEQNGIKIGDQILAANGVSFQDISHSSAVEVLKSHTHIMLTMKEAGRYPAYKEMVAEYRWLNKLANGTQPSSSQASDSNSSTSSLSSGTPVSSLSGLSQVMFPHSLPFGSDMVDVCISTEDLRSESELTDSAIQTDFPSQRMETDTTRSLGPTTLLKDTAIRGEESRRWKESPKTAMLLALSRPSRPISRSQSQVTVAEINQKKDKKKQKEKQAEEKSTLQRSKTFVNLLFKGGRKRDASGGRSKSPFRESKEGRNVSAMPNSEMLGVVEDMARRLLTEEEVSAVMTACQMYTTERSVENLIHHLLVVLDRPEKLLLLREVRLVLSPSDLSVFNNMVTAVEAEAYDLLKYRSVRTPPLRSPISGRAPKRRLITPIPDYRGGFELHSAEEVEKESHLLEELEKLSLTGSQGSRGSRKTSSSFSALLDIPVDGYKTESRNTRSRSAGPLLPNWLLAHSSDSSPPLRTDIGTIRSVHFDEASLRSSSDKVEANSERGRTFFRNSHSQGRRERSADRSKKGAFTVQSANRRSRPLLSQVFGTSQERQMNGHRTSSENRLNGTEPEQEHRLKTVSISKTKQSLGISISGGIESKVQPTVKIEKIFPGGAASMCEVLKAGMELVTVDGVSLQGVTHQHAVDIIRKAFSNKAKDPMAFVVKVPKNF, from the exons ATGGCTTCCTCATCACATCCGTCCCGCAGGGAAAAGGGTCCAGCGACACAAGGTTTGCACGCGGCAACACGCAACCTCTTACGAAAGAAGGAACAGCGTCGCCGTGGAATCCGATCCTCCTCGCCCATGGGCCGGGTCATCCTCATCAACTCTCCTGTAGATG GTGGGGATGATAGTGAAGACCTCCACACAGTCACAGTGGACAAGAGTGTGGACGGGAAGCTCGGCTTCAGTGTGCGTGGCGGCTCGGAGCACGGCCTCAATATTTTCGTCAGTAAGGTGGAGGATGACAGCACGGCGC AGGAGGCGGGCCTGCAGGTCGGAGATAAGCTGGTGGAGGTGAATGGCGTCAGCCTGGAGAGCATTACCATGAGCAGCGCCGTGAAGGTGCTGACGGGCAACAACAGGCTAAGGATGGTGGTGAGGCGAGTGGGGAAAGTTCCCGGCATCCGCTATTCTAAGGAGAAGACAACCTG GGTGGACCTGGTCCATAGGCGGATGGTGGTGGAGGAGAGCGGGCGGACTCCTTCAGAAGCCAGTTCTGACAGCGCTCTGCAGAGGATCATCCACCTATTTACCACCTCCGACGACTACTGTCTCGGCTTTAACATACGAGGGGGAAAGGAGTTTGGTCTCGGCATCTACGTCTCCAA ACTGGATCCAGGCGGTTTGGCCGAGCAGAATGGGATTAAGATTGGAGACCAGATTCTGGCTGCCAATGGAGTGAGCTTTCAGGACATCAGCCACAGCAGTGCAGTGGAGGTGCTGAAGAGCCACACACACATCATGCTCACTATGAAG GAAGCAGGGAGGTACCCTGCTTATAAAGAAATGGTGGCAGAATACAGGTGGTTGAATAAAT tggccAATGGTACTCAGCCATCTTCCTCCCAGGCCTCAGACTCCAACTCTTCAACCTCCTCTCTGTCATCTGGGACCCCGGTCAGCTCCCTGAGCGGCTTGTCTCAAGTCATGTTTCCACACAGCCTGCCGTTCGGTTCAGACATGGTGGACGTTTGCATCTCTACAGAGGACTTGAG GTCCGAGTCTGAACTAACAGATTCCGCCATCCAGACAGATTTTCCCTCACAGAGAATGGAAACAGACACCACCCGCAGCCTGGGACCAACCACACTGCTCAAAGACACGGCGATCCGTGGAGAGGAGAGCAGGAGGTGGAAAGAGTCTCCCAAAACAGCTATGCTGCTGGCGCTCAGCAGACCAAGTCGACCAATCAGCAGGTCACAGAGCCAAGTCACTGTAGCAG AGATCAATCagaagaaagacaagaagaagcagaaagagaagcAAGCAGAGGAGAAAAGCACTCTGCAGCGCTCAAAGACGTTTGTTAACCTGCTGTTCAAAGGAGGGCGCAAGAGAGACGCCTCAGGTGGGCGCTCCAAGTCACCATTCAGAGAAAGCAAAG AGGGACGAAATGTCAGTGCGATGCCAAACTCAGAGATGCTTGGCGTGGTGGAGGACATGGCCCGAAGGCTGCTGACGGAGGAGGAGGTGTCTGCTGTGATGACGGCATGCCAAATG TATACAACAGAGAGGTCAGTGGAGAACTTGATACACCACCTGCTGGTTGTGCTGGACCGACCTgaaaagctgctgcttctgAGGGAAGTCAG ACTTGTGCTTTCGCCATCTGATCTGAGTGTTTTCAACAACATGGTGACCGCTGTTGAAGCTGAAGCCTACGATCTCCTCAAATATCGGTCAG TCCGAACTCCTCCTCTTCGCTCCCCCATTTCTGGTCGAGCCCCCAAGCGGCGCCTCATCACACCCATCCCAG ATTATAGGGGTGGCTTTGAGCTCCACAGTGCTGAGGAGGTGGAAAAAGAGAGCCAcctgctggaggagctggagaagcTCAGCCTGACTGGCTCTCAGGGATCCAGGGGGAGTAGGAAGACCTCTAGTTCTTTCTCAGCTCTTCTGGACATACCTGTGGATGGATATAAGACAGAGTCCAGAAACACCAGATCCCGCTCTGCTGGGCCCTTGCTCCCCAACTGGTTGCTGGCCCACAGCAGTGACTCCTCGCCTCCTCTCCGTACAGACATCGGCACCATTCGCTCCGTCCACTTTGATGAGGCTTCTCTGCGCTCATCTTCAGATAAGGTGGAGGCAAACAGTGAGAGGGGAAGGACTTTCTTCAGGAACAGTCACTCTCAGGGCAGGAGGGAGAGAAGTGCAGATAGGAGCAAGAAAGGTGCGTTCACCGTGCAAAGTGCGAACCGCAGGAGTCGACCCTTGCTGTCGCAGGTGTTTGGTACGAGTCAGGAGCGACAGATGAACGGTCATCGGACTTCCTCGGAGAACAGGCTCAACGGTACTGAACCTGAACAGGAGCATCGGCTGAAGACAGTCAGCATCTCCAAGACCAAACAGTCTCTGG GCATCAGCATTTCTGGTGGGATCGAGTCAAAGGTTCAGCCAACAGTGAAGATCGAGAAGATCTTTCCTGGAGGAGCCGCCTCCATGTGTGAGGTGCTTAAG GCTGGAATGGAGCTGGTGACTGTGGATGGAGTTTCCCTCCAAGGCGTGACCCACCAGCATGCCGTTGACATCATCCGCAAAGCCTTCAGCAACAAGGCCAAAGACCCCATGGCGTTTGTGGTCAAAGTTCCCAAAAACTTCTAA